From a region of the Sandaracinaceae bacterium genome:
- a CDS encoding serine protease, which produces MATFRRSRCSPATHVLRTRQPVFTVGYPLDASRRQAQSSRGIVGGVRDDGQVQLDMDVNPGNSGGPVIDEADQVVGMLVARGDVASGVQGVAVAVPLVTLHDALAQARERVRDGRVPMLPQDAARAAHVIDTLSRVGLMRILREASDVTEGTADTQTIQEIRALNAPGLAPDMQVFVAAFLWDAAQMLMFRAGDHVSPSTMAVGATRTLAEELLNEASALLRAAATADPRWSTARRSCASPRVAQPCSCRPRRCARSSMRSPRPPRQRFHRFLQRTGTGGHVGPGHWLRVWAEASARSPATVGTTTAKGSSLPTGTAVRLFVGLHRPECAHPPSRLSSTS; this is translated from the coding sequence ATGGCGACGTTCCGCCGCTCGCGCTGCAGCCCTGCGACCCATGTGCTGCGGACTCGGCAGCCCGTCTTCACGGTGGGCTATCCGCTCGACGCCAGCCGGCGCCAGGCACAGTCATCGCGCGGCATCGTCGGCGGTGTTCGTGATGACGGTCAGGTCCAGCTCGATATGGACGTGAACCCGGGCAACTCGGGGGGGCCCGTCATCGACGAGGCCGACCAGGTGGTGGGCATGCTGGTGGCGCGCGGCGATGTGGCCAGCGGCGTGCAGGGCGTGGCTGTCGCCGTGCCGTTGGTGACCCTACACGACGCGCTCGCGCAAGCACGGGAGCGCGTCCGCGATGGCCGAGTGCCCATGCTTCCACAAGATGCCGCGCGTGCCGCGCACGTCATCGACACGCTCTCGCGCGTGGGCCTCATGCGCATCCTGCGCGAGGCATCGGACGTGACCGAGGGCACTGCGGACACACAGACCATTCAGGAGATTCGTGCGCTGAACGCGCCCGGCCTGGCGCCCGACATGCAGGTGTTCGTGGCCGCGTTCCTGTGGGATGCGGCGCAGATGCTGATGTTCCGCGCGGGCGACCACGTGAGCCCTTCGACCATGGCGGTCGGCGCGACTCGCACGCTGGCGGAAGAGCTGCTCAACGAGGCCTCGGCGCTGCTCCGCGCTGCCGCTACCGCGGATCCACGGTGGTCGACCGCTCGCCGTTCGTGCGCGTCACCACGGGTGGCGCAGCCGTGCTCATGTCGTCCGAGGCGCTGCGCCCGTTCGTCGATGCGTTCCCCGCGACCGCCGCGACAGCGCTTCCACCGGTTCCTGCAGAGAACTGGGACTGGCGGTCACGTCGGACCTGGACACTGGTTGCGGGTCTGGGCGGAGGCGTCGGCGCGTTCTCCGGCGACCGTGGGGACGACCACGGCGAAAGGCAGTAGTCTGCCAACCGGTACTGCAGTTCGCCTGTTCGTGGGGCTGCATCGCCCTGAGTGCGCTCATCCACCCTCGCGTTTGAGTTCGACTTCTTGA
- a CDS encoding (2Fe-2S)-binding protein has protein sequence MSTFTLNGRQIAFEAGETIMQAAWRSGIEIPHYCWHPGLSVAANCRMCLVHIESGRQMAMPIVKWDEKKKAYVPDTKPKLTPACQQTAAEGMVISSESAEVKQAQAAVQEFLLLNHPVDCPICDQAGECKLQDYYYEHQSTVKRKRTEPVHKPKGVRFGPTIVYDAERCIMCTRCIRVCDELAGDHVLDMRERGNRNEITVAQGRELDHRYTLMTEHVCPVGALTSSDFRFKARVWFLKSQEGVCSGCATGCNTHVDFDPRYGKVYRLRPRDNMDVNKFWMCDDGMMTYRRQSEDRVLTASLGRGDARVPAFGDEPFQQAARQLGSVTSNKIGVVLSAQHSNEDNYALAQLAKKLGTSKVYLAGLDATREGWVADAILRSADPNPNTAGARVAAGGSLDETTEDLLQDILGGEVEAVIALGAASLETLAELEALTKLDAVISLTSHVGALPAAASVVLPVASVFETHGTFVNQKGMHQAFRRAVSAQGGVEPGWKTVAKLAEALGHDLALGGLQDIRTKLAATAGAGATSGGAEARA, from the coding sequence ATGTCGACGTTTACCCTGAACGGGCGCCAGATCGCCTTCGAAGCCGGCGAGACCATCATGCAGGCCGCGTGGCGGTCGGGCATCGAGATCCCGCACTACTGCTGGCACCCCGGCCTCAGCGTCGCGGCCAACTGCCGCATGTGCTTGGTCCACATCGAGAGCGGTCGCCAGATGGCGATGCCCATCGTGAAGTGGGACGAGAAGAAGAAGGCCTACGTCCCGGACACCAAGCCCAAGCTCACGCCCGCGTGTCAGCAGACGGCCGCCGAGGGCATGGTCATCAGCAGCGAGAGCGCCGAGGTGAAGCAGGCGCAGGCCGCCGTGCAGGAGTTCCTGCTGCTCAACCACCCGGTGGACTGCCCCATCTGCGACCAAGCGGGCGAGTGCAAGCTGCAGGACTACTACTACGAGCACCAGAGCACGGTGAAGCGCAAGCGCACCGAGCCGGTGCACAAGCCCAAGGGCGTGCGCTTCGGGCCCACCATCGTCTACGACGCCGAGCGCTGCATCATGTGCACGCGCTGCATCCGCGTGTGCGACGAGCTGGCGGGTGACCACGTGCTGGACATGCGCGAGCGCGGCAACCGCAACGAGATCACCGTGGCCCAGGGCCGCGAGCTGGACCACCGCTACACGCTCATGACCGAGCACGTGTGCCCCGTGGGCGCGCTCACCAGCAGCGACTTCCGCTTCAAGGCGCGCGTGTGGTTCCTGAAGAGCCAGGAGGGCGTCTGCTCCGGCTGCGCCACGGGCTGCAACACGCACGTGGACTTCGATCCGCGCTACGGCAAGGTCTACCGCCTGCGCCCGCGCGACAACATGGACGTCAACAAGTTCTGGATGTGCGACGACGGCATGATGACGTATCGCCGCCAGAGCGAAGACCGCGTGCTCACGGCGTCGCTCGGCCGCGGTGACGCCCGCGTGCCGGCCTTCGGCGACGAACCCTTCCAGCAGGCCGCGCGCCAGCTCGGCTCGGTCACGTCCAACAAGATTGGCGTGGTGCTCAGCGCGCAGCACAGCAACGAAGACAACTACGCCCTCGCGCAGCTGGCCAAGAAGCTGGGCACCAGCAAGGTGTACCTCGCTGGGCTCGACGCCACGCGCGAGGGCTGGGTGGCCGACGCCATCCTGCGCAGCGCCGACCCCAACCCCAACACGGCGGGCGCCCGTGTCGCGGCCGGCGGCTCGCTCGACGAGACCACCGAAGACCTGCTCCAGGACATCCTGGGCGGCGAGGTCGAGGCGGTCATCGCCCTCGGCGCGGCGTCGCTCGAGACCCTGGCGGAGCTCGAGGCCCTCACCAAGCTGGATGCCGTCATCAGCCTCACCAGCCACGTGGGCGCGCTGCCCGCCGCGGCCAGCGTGGTGCTGCCGGTGGCCAGCGTGTTCGAGACGCACGGCACCTTCGTGAACCAGAAGGGCATGCACCAGGCCTTCCGCCGCGCGGTCTCCGCGCAGGGTGGCGTCGAGCCGGGCTGGAAGACGGTCGCCAAGCTGGCCGAGGCCCTGGGCCACGACCTCGCGCTCGGCGGGCTCCAAGACATCCGTACCAAGCTGGCCGCCACGGCTGGCGCAGGCGCCACGTCCGGTGGCGCGGAGGCACGCGCATGA
- a CDS encoding NADH-quinone oxidoreductase subunit H, translating to MTTGLLLLTTALKILFILLVTVGAFAPMLVWAERRQSAMMQDRIGPHRAGIMLPRGTAEMLGATVAPMRFGALAAGALGAVVLFVFACAWAIDDPELVPGVSVLQLVQMGVGLLVLGGIMDVGAKIHGMLAANGGNISLAGLLHPLADALKFIFKEDFIPPKADKLLHSLAPIVTLMPAIAVFAVIPFSDVLYLEHWDAVVPRNGVVDGEATAIPLQVANLNVGVLFLFAIAGTGIIGAAIGGYASDNKYSLIGGIRAASQMVSYEVALGLTIVPCIMIYDSLRLEAMATWQHDNGVWGVCVLPVTIAFVLFFTAAIAETKRIPFDLPEGESELVGGYLTEYSGMKFGMFFMSEFIEVVGLAAVAAVVFFGGWDLPFVYRDGIDLPGVWDAQLASFVMGVQYSPDTPGIDATGIALAHWGILALGVAGFLAKIVALIWFQLLTRWSLPRFRYDQMMMLCWKGLLPAALINILFTGVIVLLGEPAMKFAVWSGTIVVVGSLVFFFLPALKRDTRVAAPASPASPVAH from the coding sequence ATGACCACTGGTCTCTTGCTGCTCACCACGGCGCTGAAGATCCTCTTCATCCTGCTGGTCACCGTGGGCGCGTTCGCCCCCATGCTGGTGTGGGCCGAGCGCCGCCAGAGCGCCATGATGCAAGACCGCATCGGGCCTCATCGCGCCGGCATCATGCTGCCGCGCGGCACCGCCGAGATGCTGGGCGCCACGGTCGCGCCCATGCGCTTCGGCGCGCTCGCTGCGGGTGCCCTCGGGGCCGTGGTGCTCTTCGTGTTCGCGTGCGCCTGGGCCATCGACGACCCCGAGCTGGTGCCGGGCGTCAGCGTCTTGCAGCTGGTGCAGATGGGCGTGGGCCTGCTGGTGCTGGGCGGCATCATGGACGTGGGCGCCAAGATCCACGGCATGCTGGCGGCCAACGGCGGCAACATCTCGCTCGCGGGTCTGCTGCACCCCTTGGCCGATGCCTTGAAGTTCATCTTCAAAGAAGACTTCATCCCGCCCAAGGCGGACAAGCTGCTCCACTCGCTGGCGCCCATCGTCACGCTCATGCCGGCCATCGCGGTGTTCGCGGTCATCCCGTTCTCCGACGTGCTCTACCTCGAGCACTGGGACGCCGTGGTGCCCCGCAACGGCGTGGTCGACGGCGAAGCCACCGCCATCCCGCTGCAGGTGGCCAACCTCAACGTGGGTGTGCTCTTCCTCTTCGCCATCGCGGGCACGGGCATCATCGGCGCGGCCATCGGCGGCTACGCGTCGGACAACAAGTACTCGCTCATCGGCGGTATCCGCGCGGCCAGTCAGATGGTCAGCTACGAGGTCGCGCTCGGCCTCACCATCGTGCCGTGCATCATGATCTACGACTCGCTGCGCCTCGAGGCCATGGCCACGTGGCAGCACGACAACGGCGTGTGGGGCGTGTGCGTGCTGCCCGTCACCATCGCCTTCGTGCTGTTCTTCACGGCCGCCATCGCCGAGACCAAGCGCATCCCGTTCGACTTGCCCGAGGGTGAGTCGGAGCTCGTGGGCGGCTACCTCACCGAGTACTCCGGCATGAAGTTCGGCATGTTCTTCATGAGCGAGTTCATCGAGGTGGTGGGCCTCGCGGCGGTTGCCGCGGTGGTCTTCTTCGGGGGCTGGGACCTGCCGTTCGTCTACCGCGACGGCATCGACCTCCCGGGCGTGTGGGACGCGCAGCTCGCGTCCTTCGTCATGGGCGTCCAGTACAGCCCCGACACCCCGGGCATCGACGCCACGGGCATCGCGCTCGCGCACTGGGGCATCCTGGCGCTCGGCGTGGCTGGCTTCCTGGCCAAGATCGTGGCGCTCATCTGGTTCCAGCTGCTCACGCGCTGGTCCCTCCCGCGCTTCCGCTACGACCAGATGATGATGCTCTGCTGGAAGGGCCTGCTGCCTGCCGCGCTCATCAACATCTTGTTCACGGGCGTCATCGTGCTGCTGGGCGAGCCCGCCATGAAGTTCGCCGTCTGGAGCGGCACCATCGTGGTCGTGGGCAGCTTGGTCTTCTTCTTCCTCCCCGCCCTCAAGCGGGACACGCGCGTCGCGGCCCCCGCTTCGCCAGCTTCACCCGTCGCGCACTGA
- a CDS encoding NADH-quinone oxidoreductase subunit D, producing the protein MRLNMGPSHPAMHGTIRMVLDLDGEIVQNVDVQPGYLHRGFEKSCERGTWAQVFPYTDRLNYVSPMCNNVGYALAVEKLLGIQVPVRAQYYRVMLAEIARICDHFTCNGAAAMELGAFTPFLWILKVREWLWHILEAETGARMTHSFARIGGMAAEPTPGFKAAIRARIPEVRKVIAETETMLIKNRIFLDRTQGVGILTKSRAIELGCTGVIGRAAGIPYDVRKDNPYLVYGELDFEVPVGQDGDNWDRFMCRFEEVHQSLRILEQCLDKMPDSGPVSVTDPRITLPPKSEVYSTIEGTIAHFKLIMEGVKPPKGEVYSFTEAGNGELGFFIVSDGSGTPYRIRVRPPCWFNLQAVREMVMGDMIADIIPTFGSINMIGGECDR; encoded by the coding sequence ATGCGGCTCAACATGGGTCCTTCGCACCCCGCCATGCACGGCACCATCCGCATGGTGCTCGATCTCGACGGCGAGATCGTCCAGAACGTGGACGTGCAGCCGGGCTACCTGCACCGCGGCTTCGAGAAGAGCTGCGAGCGCGGGACCTGGGCGCAGGTCTTCCCGTACACCGACCGCCTCAACTACGTGTCGCCCATGTGCAACAACGTGGGCTACGCGCTGGCGGTGGAGAAGCTGCTGGGCATTCAGGTGCCGGTCCGCGCGCAGTACTACCGCGTGATGCTGGCCGAGATCGCCCGCATCTGTGACCACTTCACGTGCAACGGCGCGGCCGCCATGGAGCTCGGCGCCTTCACGCCGTTCCTGTGGATCCTGAAGGTCCGCGAGTGGCTCTGGCACATCCTCGAGGCCGAGACCGGCGCGCGCATGACGCACAGCTTCGCGCGCATCGGTGGCATGGCGGCGGAGCCCACGCCGGGCTTCAAGGCCGCCATCCGCGCGCGCATCCCGGAGGTGCGCAAGGTCATCGCCGAGACCGAGACGATGCTCATCAAGAACCGCATCTTCTTGGACCGCACCCAGGGCGTGGGCATCCTCACCAAGTCGCGCGCCATCGAGCTGGGCTGCACCGGCGTCATCGGGCGCGCCGCGGGCATCCCCTACGACGTCCGCAAGGACAACCCGTACCTCGTCTACGGCGAGCTCGACTTCGAGGTGCCGGTCGGCCAGGACGGCGACAACTGGGACCGCTTCATGTGCCGCTTCGAAGAGGTGCACCAGTCGCTGCGCATCCTCGAGCAGTGCCTCGACAAGATGCCCGACAGCGGGCCCGTGTCGGTCACCGACCCGCGCATCACGCTGCCCCCCAAGAGCGAGGTGTACTCCACCATCGAGGGCACCATCGCGCACTTCAAGCTCATCATGGAGGGCGTGAAGCCACCCAAGGGCGAGGTGTACAGCTTCACCGAGGCAGGCAACGGAGAGCTCGGCTTCTTCATCGTCAGCGACGGCAGCGGCACCCCCTACCGCATCCGTGTGCGTCCGCCGTGCTGGTTCAACCTGCAGGCGGTGCGCGAGATGGTCATGGGCGACATGATCGCGGACATCATCCCAACGTTCGGGTCGATCAACATGATCGGCGGCGAGTGCGATCGCTGA
- a CDS encoding NADH-quinone oxidoreductase subunit I — protein MAATVKVITKPPRTLADQAYIPAIAQGLRLTMGRFFKNTFSAREDGEIVTLMYPEETEAYPERFRGIHRLTQRADGSPRCVACLCCSTACPAQCIHIEAGEYGEGDPRHGYERYPVTFVIDELRCIFCGYCVEACPCDAIRMDTGAHMPPSTSRDHFLYDKETLLSLPGRDGSYLTANPRHEPGDASHPAWTASAATDTCPPSGGVFDFY, from the coding sequence ATGGCGGCAACCGTCAAGGTCATCACGAAGCCCCCCCGCACGCTGGCCGACCAGGCCTACATCCCCGCCATCGCGCAGGGCCTGCGTCTCACCATGGGGCGCTTCTTCAAGAACACGTTCAGCGCGCGCGAAGACGGCGAGATCGTCACGCTCATGTACCCGGAGGAGACGGAGGCCTACCCCGAGCGCTTCCGCGGCATCCACCGCCTCACGCAGCGCGCCGATGGCTCGCCGCGCTGTGTGGCGTGCCTCTGCTGCAGCACGGCCTGCCCGGCGCAGTGCATCCACATCGAGGCCGGCGAGTACGGCGAGGGCGACCCGCGCCACGGCTACGAGCGCTACCCCGTCACGTTCGTCATCGACGAGCTGCGCTGCATCTTCTGCGGCTACTGCGTGGAAGCGTGCCCGTGTGACGCCATCCGCATGGACACGGGCGCGCACATGCCGCCCAGCACCTCGCGCGACCACTTCCTGTACGACAAGGAGACCCTGCTCTCCCTGCCGGGCCGCGATGGCAGCTACCTGACGGCCAACCCGCGCCACGAGCCGGGCGACGCGAGCCACCCGGCGTGGACCGCGAGCGCGGCCACTGACACGTGCCCTCCCTCCGGGGGGGTCTTCGACTTCTACTGA
- a CDS encoding NADH-quinone oxidoreductase subunit C yields the protein MSKSAIARLKAQFGDKILSTSDFRGDDSCYVAPSDWAAVATFLRDDDQLKMNMFTDLTAVDYPEREPDEPRFELVLMVRSLEKNHRVMVKTKVADGATPATLVGVWAGANWAEREVFDMFGIRFKDHPDLRRILMYDEFEGYPLRKDYPIDRVQPIVEYRDSNEMTKQAPFGIEEGQPFARIDWEARLGADKPTQVSPAIAQQQGETRTLSDSAAALVMEAKLKAKREAAAAEQGAKE from the coding sequence ATGAGCAAGTCTGCCATCGCTCGCCTCAAGGCTCAGTTCGGCGACAAGATCCTCTCCACCAGCGACTTCCGCGGCGACGACAGCTGCTACGTCGCCCCGTCCGACTGGGCGGCCGTGGCCACCTTCCTGCGCGACGACGACCAGCTGAAGATGAACATGTTCACGGACCTCACGGCCGTGGACTACCCCGAGCGCGAGCCCGACGAGCCCCGCTTCGAGCTGGTGCTCATGGTGCGCTCGCTCGAGAAGAACCACCGCGTCATGGTGAAGACCAAGGTCGCCGACGGCGCCACGCCCGCCACGCTGGTGGGCGTCTGGGCCGGCGCCAACTGGGCCGAGCGCGAGGTGTTCGACATGTTCGGCATCCGCTTCAAGGACCACCCGGACCTGCGGCGCATCCTCATGTACGACGAGTTCGAGGGGTACCCGCTCCGCAAGGACTACCCCATCGATCGCGTGCAGCCGATCGTGGAGTACCGCGACTCGAACGAGATGACCAAGCAGGCCCCCTTCGGCATCGAAGAAGGTCAGCCGTTCGCGCGCATCGACTGGGAAGCTCGACTCGGGGCCGACAAGCCCACGCAGGTGAGCCCCGCCATCGCGCAGCAGCAGGGTGAGACGCGCACGCTCAGCGACAGCGCCGCCGCCCTGGTGATGGAGGCCAAGCTGAAGGCCAAGCGCGAGGCAGCCGCCGCCGAACAAGGCGCAAAGGAGTAG